The following is a genomic window from Caproiciproducens sp. CPB-2.
GGAAGCCGCGTTGGGATTCTCCTGGATCGGCTCCCCGTAATCGTTGCTGCTCTTCTCCCCGGAGAAACCGGTCATAAAGCCGTCAAGCTGGACGGTGCTCAGGTCGCCCCCGATCACCCTGTTGTCGTAAACAAGAAGGGTGGCCCGCACATCGGTCGCCTGCGGATAGTTTGTGACCGCATAGATCCACTGCTTACAGGTTTTCCCCGCGTAGGGGGTGAGGTCAAGCCCCTGTTCTTTCTGAATATTGTTATATTGGAGATAGACGTCATCGAACTGCGCCGGAATCGCCACGTCCTTCACTTCAATCGGTTCGGTGTTTACCTGCCAGCCAAACTGTTCCAGAAAGGAAACGCGCTGGTCGTTCGAGCCTGCGGTAAGGGTATACTTCTTCCCGCCGGCCGAAGCAACCGGTCCGGAATGAAACAGCTTCGTCACGACAATCGCCGCGGTCACCACCAGTAAAATTGCCGCCAGCCCGATCAATATCTTTTTTCTGCCGGCCTTAATCGAAAAAATAAACATATTCCCGCCCCCTTGTATAAAGATAAATATGCGGGGAGACGGGAAAAAATGCAAAAAC
Proteins encoded in this region:
- a CDS encoding DUF4830 domain-containing protein, translated to MFIFSIKAGRKKILIGLAAILLVVTAAIVVTKLFHSGPVASAGGKKYTLTAGSNDQRVSFLEQFGWQVNTEPIEVKDVAIPAQFDDVYLQYNNIQKEQGLDLTPYAGKTCKQWIYAVTNYPQATDVRATLLVYDNRVIGGDLSTVQLDGFMTGFSGEKSSNDYGEPIQENPNAASADPNAASADPNAASAAPNTASAGPNDAAAAAASEIPANAWPTD